One genomic window of Salvia miltiorrhiza cultivar Shanhuang (shh) chromosome 4, IMPLAD_Smil_shh, whole genome shotgun sequence includes the following:
- the LOC131019907 gene encoding mevalonate kinase-like, with protein MEVRARAPGKIILAGEHAVVHGSTAVAAAIDLYTYVSLRFPTPEDNDDALKLQLKDVDLEFSWPVGKLKEVLPELGGKSASSPSSCSLETAKAIDALVEELNLADAKIGLASGISAFLWLYTSIHGNKPAKVVVNSELPLGSGLGSSAALCVALSAALLALSDSLKLDFSHQGWQTFGDSELDLVNKWAFEGEKMIHGRPSGIDNTVSTFGNMIKFRSGELTRIKTNMPLKMLVTNTKVGRNTRALVAGVSERAARHGGAMTSVFKAVDSISNEVAAIIQSPVSDDLAITEKEEKLGELMEMNQGLLQCMGVSHGSIETVIKTTLKYKLATKLTGAGGGGCVLTLLPTLLAGTVVDKVIAELEESGFQCLIAGIGGRGMEISFSGFS; from the coding sequence ATGGAGGTCAGAGCCAGAGCGCCTGGGAAAATCATACTCGCCGGCGAGCACGCCGTCGTTCACGGATccaccgccgtcgccgccgccatCGATCTCTACACTTATGTATCTCTCCGCTTCCCCACTCCCGAGGATAACGACGATGCACTAAAACTCCAGCTCAAGGATGTGGACTTGGAATTTTCTTGGCCAGTTGGAAAGCTTAAGGAAGTTCTGCCTGAACTGGGCGGCAAGTCTGCTTCCTCACCTTCATCATGTTCATTAGAGACCGCAAAAGCAATTGATGCATTAGTTGAAGAGCTAAATTTAGCAGATGCTAAGATTGGACTTGCTTCAGGAATTTCAGCTTTCCTTTGGCTGTATACATCAATTCATGGTAATAAGCCAGCTAAAGTTGTTGTCAATTCTGAGCTACCATTAGGCTCTGGCTTGGGTTCGTCTGCTGCTCTTTGTGTTGCACTGTCTGCTGCCCTCCTTGCACTATCTGATTCTTTGAAACTTGATTTTAGCCATCAAGGTTGGCAAACATTTGGGGACAGTGAACTAGATCTGGTAAACAAATGGGCATTTGAAGGTGAAAAGATGATCCATGGGAGGCCATCTGGGATAGACAATACAGTAAGCACCTTCGGAAACATGATAAAATTTAGGTCTGGCGAACTCACACGTATCAAGACGAATATGCCTTTGAAGATGCTCGTTACTAACACGAAAGTTGGAAGAAATACAAGAGCATTGGTAGCTGGTGTGTCAGAAAGGGCAGCGAGGCATGGTGGTGCCATGACCTCTGTATTTAAAGCTGTTGATTCTATCAGCAATGAGGTGGCTGCCATCATCCAGTCACCAGTTTCTGATGATCTTGCTATAACTGAGAAAGAGGAAAAACTAGGGGAGCTGATGGAGATGAATCAGGGATTACTCCAGTGCATGGGAGTCAGCCACGGTTCTATCGAGACTGTGATCAAAACTACGTTAAAATACAAGCTAGCCACTAAACTAACAGGAGCTGGTGGAGGAGGCTGCGTTCTCACACTGCTACCTACTCTATTAGCAGGAACGGTGGTTGACAAAGTAATTGCAGAGCTAGAAGAAAGTGGATTCCAATGTTTGATCGCCGGAATAGGTGGAAGAGGCATGGAGATTAGCTTTAGTGGTTTCTCTTAA